The Drosophila innubila isolate TH190305 chromosome 2R unlocalized genomic scaffold, UK_Dinn_1.0 1_C_2R, whole genome shotgun sequence DNA window atttaaggcttaagttttaatttttgtggaTTTGGCTTAGAAATCAACTGGTTTGATGGTAATAAATCGCGAAAGTATAAATGCCACAAGAATTGTggcacaaacaaaacaaaaggcaaacgTGTAGAAGCTCTCCTCCGTAAAGATATCGGTGAAAGCGGGTATATCCTGGTAAATCTGATCAATCACTGCCAAAGTGCCCTTGTGTTTCTTCACCATCTTTGCGGGGTATGGAATTACTTCTTTTTGATCGCCTTCTTGCCACCAGCAGCACCGCCACCCAGTTTCTGTTTCTCGGCCTTGGTTAGCACCTTATTGGTGATTTCCTCAGGTGGGGCTAATGTGGACACGTGTTGATTGCACAGCTGCAGTAGTTCCAGGGTATTTAGATTCTCACTATTGAAGCGAATCTCCTTGACTTTGGCTTGCTCTGTGGAAAGAAAAGTGGAATCAAATATTGTTCATTGtgaattgttattaaatcaatttttatacctTGCGCTGAATCGATAAgggaaaattttataaacgcTGGCGATCGATCGCAAACAACTTCCGGTTTGACAACGCACTTGGGATTTGATAGGGAAACCTTGGGCGTGGAGAGCAGAAAAAGAAATTCGCTGTGAATAGAAgaagaaattaatttcaatgagTTTTAGAAaggaaacttttaaattaaaattttaaaataattggtaGATTGcacttttgattttaaaacttatatcaGTAAATGTTCCTGATTATAAtattctcttttttatttatatagctgTATGCTTATAGTTAAAAACTAAAGCTACAGGAGATGCAGTCATAGCTACTAGGGCTTTAACAGTTTAGTCTAGTTTAACATGAGGATTTGGTATCAGTCAGTAACAATATTCTCCTATTGCAGCTGTCTCTGTCAGTGGCTATAGAAGAAACGCCTCAAGCTGACGCCGACACCGACTAAAATGTCAACGGAGCGGGAGCTGGCGGGCGGACCAGCTCAGCTCCATACGCTGCCGTTGACATTTCAGCCCGATTTGGGAACTGCGCTGCAGCTGAACTCCGTTGGCATCATTGGCAAGGCATTTGGTAAGTGTAACTCCATTTACTTCGCCTCAGTGGGTAACATTTacttaagtaattattttatttttactgcaCATCatcacaattatatttttcactttattttcttttaatacatttttcgaCCACGTACTTTATTGTTTCGTGAAAATCTTTATACCATATGCGTTCCACTGCGCATGTTTCATAATCGATAAACTGGGTGCTGGGAAAAGCGCTTTTCCAACCCTATTGCCCATCTCCCTCCCCCCTTTCCACTTCCACTCACACTCACCGTGTGGATTTTACATTTTCCGCAAACGGATCAAACTGCACTGTGATGCGTTTGACACCTTTCAGATTAACGTTCTTTAGCTGTTTTCCAATGGCCGATACAATGCCGCCCGAACGGCGAAGTGTGCCGCTAAATGGCACCGACATTTTAAATGctgataattaaattaattgacaattctttaaaacaatttgcaattttggttttataacAACACTCGAACAGCGTTgccgataaaaaaaaacacactgcTGTGTCTTGAAAGACGTTGCCACctgacaaaaataaagttgcCATTTATTTTAGCATTGCTAGACCTAGAAATCTAATCTAAatcattttgcatatttttcctttttcaaGAATGACCTTTttggtcattttttttttaattttaaagc harbors:
- the LOC117785506 gene encoding uncharacterized protein LOC117785506, which gives rise to MVKKHKGTLAVIDQIYQDIPAFTDIFTEESFYTFAFCFVCATILVAFILSRFITIKPVDF
- the LOC117785504 gene encoding 39S ribosomal protein L53, mitochondrial, giving the protein MSVPFSGTLRRSGGIVSAIGKQLKNVNLKGVKRITVQFDPFAENVKSTREFLFLLSTPKVSLSNPKCVVKPEVVCDRSPAFIKFSLIDSAQEQAKVKEIRFNSENLNTLELLQLCNQHVSTLAPPEEITNKVLTKAEKQKLGGGAAGGKKAIKKK